CAGGTTGTAGGCACGTTCCTGGGCTTCGGTCAGCAGGTCGATCAGCTTCACGGTGCCGCCGTCACGGGTCTTGAACGGGCGGCCATCGGCGCCGTTCATGGTGCCGAAGCCCATGTGTTCCATGTGCATCGGGTGGGTGACGAAGCCGGCGCGACGCGCCACTTCGAACACCTGCTGGAAGTGCAGGGCCTGGCGCTGGTCAACGAAATACAGCGCGCGATCAGCCTTGAGCACGCCGCTGCGGTAGCGCACGGCGGCCAGGTCGGTGGTAGCGTAGAGATAGCCACCATCGGCCTTGACGATGATCACCGGCAGCGGTTCGCCTTCGGCGGTCTTGAACTCTTCGAGGAACACGCACTGCGCGCCGTTGCTTTCTACCAGCAGGCCTTTGGCCTTGAGGTCGTTGACCACGTTGATCAGGTCGTCATTGTAGGCACTTTCGCCCATCACGTCGGCCATGGTCAGCTTGACGTTGAGCAGCTCGTAGATTTCCTGGCAGTGGGACAGGGAAATCTCACGGAAGCGGTTCCACAGCTCCAGGCATTCCTTGTCACCGGCTTGCAACTTGACCACCAGGCCACGGGCGCGGTCGGCGAATTCTTCGGATTCATCGAAGCGCTTCTTGGCGGCGCGATAGAAGTTTTCCAGGTCCGACAGCTCGTTGCTGGTGATCGGGTTTTCCTGCAGGTAAGCCATCAGCATGCCGAACTGGGTGCCCCAGTCGCCCACGTGGTTCTGACGGATCACGGTGTCGCCGAGAAATTCCAGGACCCGCGCCACGCCGTCGCCGATGATGGTGGAGCGCAGGTGGCCCACGTGCATCTCTTTGGCCAGGTTCGGTGCCGACAGGTCAATCGCCACGCGTTGCAGCGGGCCGGCTTTGCGCACGCCGATCTTGGCGTCGGCCAGGGCCGCATCCAGGCGCGAAGCCAGGGCCTGGGTGTTCTGGAAGAAGTTGATGAAGCCTGGGCCGGCGATTTCAGCCTTGGTGACGCTTTCGTCCACCGGCAGCGCGGCGATGATTTTCTCTGCCAGGTCGCGCGGCTTCATGCCCGCAGGCTTGGACAGCATCATCGCGATGTTGCTGGCGAAGTCACCGTGGGTCTTGTCGCGGGTGTTTTCCACCTGGATCGCCGGCGTCAGGCCTTCAGGCAACACACCTTCGTTGACGAGTTGGGTGAGGGCTTGTTGGATCAGCTGGCGAATGGTGTCTTTCATGGTGTTCTCTTTCAACCGCAAGCGGCGGCGCGCGATGCGCAGGTGGAAAAACTGGGCATTATCCGTGGCGAGGGCGGGCTTGCCAACCTTCGCGGGACCTATGGCCAGGCTTAATACAAATCTACCGGGTCTACGTCCAACGACCATCGCACTTGGCGACCGCTGGGCATTTGCTCCAGGGCAAGCAACCAGCTACTTAATAGTCGATGCAGGGGCGCGCGCGAGGTTGCCTGCAAGAGTAGCTGAGCGCGATAACGTCCGGCGCGGCGCTCCATCGGGGCGGGCACCGGGCCGAGCAGTTCGATACCGCTCAGGCCCAGTTCGCCGAGCAAACGTTCGGCGGCGCTGCACGCCTCATCCAGAAAACTTTCCGCCTGCCCTGGTTTGTGGGCTTCGGCGCGCAGCAGGGCCAAATGGGAAAACGGCGGCAGGCCCGCCGCGCGACGTTCGCTCAGCGCCTGCTCGGCGAAGGCGAAGTAGCCTTGTTCGGTCAGCTGGATCAGCAGTGGATGGTCGGCCAGGTGAGTCTGGATGATCACCCGGCCGGGTTCTTCGGCGCGGCCCGCACGACCGGCGACCTGCACGATCAACTGCGCCATGCGCTCGCTGGCGCGGAAATCCCCGGAGAACAACCCGCCATCGGCATCCAGGATCGACACCAGGGTCACCCGTGGAAAGTGGTGCCCTTTGGCAAGCATCTGCGTGCCGATCAGGATGCATGGGTGGCCTTTCTGGATGGTCGCGAACAACTGGTTCATCGCGTCCTTGCGCGAGGTGCTGTCGCGATCGACCCGCAAAACCGGGTAATCCGGGAACAGAATGCCCAGGCGCTCTTCAGCCCGTTCGGTGCCGGCGCCCACCGGTCGCAGGTCGACTTTGCCGCACTGCGGGCAGTGGCGCGGTACGCGTTCCACATGGCCGCAGTGATGGCAGCGCAGTTCGCCGTAGCGCTGGTGCACGGTCATGCGCGCATCGCAGCGCTCGCATTCGGACATCCAGCCGCAGTCGTGGCACAGCAGGGTCGGTGCAAAACCGCGCCGGTTGAGGAATACCAGGACCTGTTGGCCAGCGGCGAGGGTCTGGCCGATGGCTTGTTGCATCGGCCCGGAAATCCCGCTGTCCAGTGGACGGCTTTTGACGTCCAGGCGCAGGAATTTGGGTTGCTTGGCGCCACCCGCGCGCTCGTTGAGGCGTAGGAGGCCGTAACGCCCGGTGTAGGCGTTGTGCAAGCTCTCGAGTGATGGCGTGGCCGAGCCCAGCACAATCGGGATGTCTTCCTGGCGTGCACGCACCAGTGCCAGGTCGCGGGCGTGGTAACGCAAGCCTTCCTGCTGTTTATAGGAGCCGTCGTGCTCCTCGTCGATGATGATCAGCCCGGGGTTTTTCATCGGGGTAAACAGCGCTGAACGGGTGCCGATAATAATGTCGGCCTCGCCATCCCGTGCGGCCAGCCAGGACTCCAGGCGCTCACGGTCATTGACTGCCGAGTGCACCAGGGCGATGCGCGCGTTGAAGCGCTGTTCGAAGCGCGCCAGGGTCTGTGGGCCCAGGTTGATCTCGGGGATCAGCACCAGCGCCTGTTTGCCGGCTTGCAGGGTTTCGCGGATCAACTGCAGATAGACTTCGGTCTTGCCGCTGCCGGTGACGCCCGCCAGCAGGAACGCGTGGAAACTGTCGAAGCCGGCGCGAATCGCTTCATAAGCGGCGCGTTGCTCGGGTTCAGTGGCAGTTCCGGTTGGGCCAGCCAGTGTTCGTGGCGGGCATCCGGGGCGTGCTTGCGGATTTCCACCTGCACCAGGCCCTTGGCGAGCAACAGGTCGAGGCTGTCTTTGCTCAGCATCAACTTGCTTAATAGCTGATGGGCCACGCCATGGGGGTGCTGGGCCAGTGTCGCCAGGGCTTCACGCTGGCGCGGGGCGCGTGCGATGCGCGGGTCGTCGAGGCGCGCACCGGGCACCATCGACCAGAAACGTTCCTGGCGCGCTTCGGCCAGTTCGCCCTGGCGCAGCAGTACTGGCAGCGCCCAACTGAGCGTATCGCCGAGGCTGTGCTGGTAATACTGGGCGGTCCACAGGCACAGCTTGAACAGGGCAGGCGGCAACGGTGGGGTGGCGTCGAGCATCGCCAGCGCAGGCTTGAGCTTTTCCGCCGGGACTTCGCTGTGGTCCGCGACTTCCACCAGAATGCCGATCATTTCGCGCCGGCCAAACGGCACGCGCACGCGCATGCCCGGCTGCAACTGCGCCCGCAGCACGCCGGCCGGGGCCCGGTAATCGAACAGGCGGCGCAGGGGCGAGGGCAGGGCTAGGCGCAAAATGGCGTCGGGCACGCGGGGGGTCTCATATAAAGGCAGGCGGTGGCGCAGGGGCGGGAGCCTAGCAGACGGGGGAGGGCTTGGGTATGCCATGGTTTTCTGATGAAAGGCGGTTTTCAGCCGGATACGCGGCTTGCGCGATTAAAAAGGTCTGGTAGAATCCGCGGCCTAATTACGTGCGGTATTCGACAATAGTGTCGAGTGGCGGCACGCTAGCCCGAGGAAGTGCCATGAAAGCCGATATCCATCCAGCGTACGAAGTCATCGACGTAACTTGCAGCTGCGGCAACAAGTTCCAGACCCGTTCGAACCTGTGCAAGCCACTGGGTACTGACGTATGCAACGAGTGCCACCCGTTCTACACCGGTAAGCAGAAAACTCTGGACACCGGCGGCCGCGTACAGCGCTTCGCAGATCGCTTTGGTGCTTTCGGCAAGAAGCCTGCTACTCCAGCAGAGTAAGGCTCAAAAGCCTTATGGGCTTTTGCCAGCTGTTGAAAAAGGCGTCCCTTGTGGGCGCCTTTTTTGTGCCTGGGATTTGGCTGCCGGCTGCCCAGGCCGAGGTGTTTTGCCCCGCGCCGGCCTCCTTGGTCCCGGTAGAAGTGCAGCGCGTGGTGGATGGCGACACGGTGCGCCTCACGGATGGCCGCAGCGTGCGGATGATCGGCCTCAATGCCCCGGAAACTGGCAAGAAAGGCCGCCCCGACGAGCCTTACGCGGTTGCTGCCCGCCAGCGTTTACAGGTATTGGTCGACGCGAGCGACGGTCGCGTCGGGTTGGTGCCTGGGCGCGAGAGCAAGGACCGCTATGGCCGCACGTTGGCCCACCTGTACGGCGCGGATGGCGAGAATCTTGAGGCGCGGCTGCTGGCCGAAGGCCTGGGCTTTCAGGTAGGTGTTGCGCCCAACGTCGATCTTGTCGACTGCCAGCAGGCCGCTGAAAACAGCGCCCGTGATACGCGGTCGGGCCTGTGGCGGCAATCTCCGGTGCAAAACGTGGCCCGGCTCAAGCAATCCGGCTTCGCCTTGGTCAGCGGCCGGGTGAGCAAGATCGAACGCAATCGCGGCGGAATCTGGATCGAATTGCAGGGTTCACTGGTATTACGCATTGCACCCGACCTCGTCAAACAATTCGACTCTGCAACCCTCAGTGGTCTGCAAGGCAAGGCAATCGAGGCGCGTGGCTGGGTGCAGGATCGCGCCAAGCGCGGTGGCCTGAAAAACGGCCACGCACGTTGGGTACTGCCATTGACCGACTCCAGCATGCTCAAATCGACTGATTAAGAAAAAATTGTAGACATTTTTTTAATCGATTGTGAACAGTTGAGCCCTTGTATCCCGTGGCTCTTGGCCAAAAGTCGTAGCGCAGGGCCCTTGACACCTGTGACTGCCCAGTCTTGTAGGGACTTTGCGACACGCGTATCCTCGGCGGTCCGTCGACCAACAGTAAAAGCGGAATGCCGATATGTCTGATTTGAAAACTGCCGCTCTCGAATATCATGCCCATCCTCGTCCAGGAAAGCTGAGTGTAGAGCTCACCAAAGCCACTGCCACCGCTCGCGACCTGTCGCTGGCCTACAGCCCTGGTGTTGCCGAGCCCGTACGTGAAATCGCCCGCGACCCTGAACTGGCGTACAAGTACACCGGCAAAGGCAACCTGGTTGCAGTGATTTCCGATGGCACCGCGATTCTGGGCCTGGGCAACCTCGGCCCATTGGCTTCCAAGCCAGTCATGGAAGGTAAGGGCGTGCTGTTCAAGCGCTTTGCCGGCATCGACGTTTTCGACATCGAAGTCGACTCCGAAAGCCCGCAGGCT
The genomic region above belongs to Pseudomonas azotoformans and contains:
- the argS gene encoding arginine--tRNA ligase → MKDTIRQLIQQALTQLVNEGVLPEGLTPAIQVENTRDKTHGDFASNIAMMLSKPAGMKPRDLAEKIIAALPVDESVTKAEIAGPGFINFFQNTQALASRLDAALADAKIGVRKAGPLQRVAIDLSAPNLAKEMHVGHLRSTIIGDGVARVLEFLGDTVIRQNHVGDWGTQFGMLMAYLQENPITSNELSDLENFYRAAKKRFDESEEFADRARGLVVKLQAGDKECLELWNRFREISLSHCQEIYELLNVKLTMADVMGESAYNDDLINVVNDLKAKGLLVESNGAQCVFLEEFKTAEGEPLPVIIVKADGGYLYATTDLAAVRYRSGVLKADRALYFVDQRQALHFQQVFEVARRAGFVTHPMHMEHMGFGTMNGADGRPFKTRDGGTVKLIDLLTEAQERAYNLVKEKNPELAEADLRNIARVVGIGAVKYADLSKHRTSDYSFNFELMLNFEGNTAPYLLYAYTRVAGVFRKLGKDFSEVEGQIVLDAPHEQELAAKLAQFGEVLNSVGEKGTPHILCTYLYEVAGLFSSFYENCPILSADDEAQKQSRLRLAALAGRTLKQGLELLGLETLERM
- the rpmE gene encoding 50S ribosomal protein L31 yields the protein MKADIHPAYEVIDVTCSCGNKFQTRSNLCKPLGTDVCNECHPFYTGKQKTLDTGGRVQRFADRFGAFGKKPATPAE
- a CDS encoding thermonuclease family protein; translated protein: MGFCQLLKKASLVGAFFVPGIWLPAAQAEVFCPAPASLVPVEVQRVVDGDTVRLTDGRSVRMIGLNAPETGKKGRPDEPYAVAARQRLQVLVDASDGRVGLVPGRESKDRYGRTLAHLYGADGENLEARLLAEGLGFQVGVAPNVDLVDCQQAAENSARDTRSGLWRQSPVQNVARLKQSGFALVSGRVSKIERNRGGIWIELQGSLVLRIAPDLVKQFDSATLSGLQGKAIEARGWVQDRAKRGGLKNGHARWVLPLTDSSMLKSTD